CTGACAAAGCGCCGGTATATTCTAAAATACGGTCTGCCAATGTTGACTTTCCGTGGTCAATATGAGCAATAATTGAAAAGTTTCGTATTTGTTTTTGTCTTTCTTTTTTATCCATCAAGGTTCCCTCCGAACGACATGTAAGCACTAGCACTTATTATATCAATTGGCTTAAAAAAACAAAAGTCCACCTTTTTCAGCGGACCGTTTTTATATGTTTCGCTAGCAATCGTCTTAAAATGGAATAAGGGATGAAATCCATTCCAATCCTTTTCTGGTGGCCTTGGTTAATGTATAGCCTATTTCATTTTCGAAGGACGTTTTTCCTTCAATCGTTAAAAGGGGATTGTCGGATTCTTTCTGATTTTCCTTATTTGGAGCAACCTCTACCTTCTCACCATCCACTTTAGTAATATGAAAGAAAGGGGCTGGAATGTTTTTTTCCAGTGGCTGAATTCGTGAGATTCCCACTTCAGATGTTTTTATCCCTAAGATCACGCCGCTAAGTAGAAATACGACTAATAATAGCAGTTGGATCAAAAATTTTTTCATGAGCTATCTCACTCCCTCTTCTTGGCCCGAAACCGGTGAAGCATCCCAATACATTTCAGCGACCACATCGGCCAGAGCCTCTACAGTTCGATATGACTCTTCCAAAGTATTTCCTACCCCGCCAATCTCAACGGTAATCGCATTGGGAGAAACAGACTGATTGTATTCACCATTTCGATAATCACTTTTTTCAAAAGCAACAATCCCTTTTGAAATACTGGGATATTTTTCTTCCAGGCGGTCATGAAGTTCCTTGGCGAATTGATAGTTTGCCTGCCAATTTTTATTCCCCTTACCCAGAACAAAAAATAATCTGGCATACTTATTTCCGTCAATAGTTGTCGTTGTTCTGTCACGATCAGCATCATCCCGATGGATATCAAAAACATAGGTGATATCTCTATTTTGTGATAACACCTCCTTCACCGTCTTTAATGATACGGCATAAGACAGGGAATAAGCCTCTGCTTCTTTAGCAAAATCTTTTGTAGAAACAATGGTTCCTATTCCTTTCTTATTCAATTCTTGACTTAGCCTTTTTCCCAAAAGGGTAACATTTATTTTGGGATCAAAAGGAGATGAGCCGCTTGAAACATATTTCGTCCAGGATTCCCGATTATGGGTTTGGTAAATAAAAACCACTTTTTTTCCATTGGGGTTACGCACGGATGCTGATTGTACCTTAGTTTCCTCTTGGGCACTGACAGGGGGAATGTCACCTGAATCAGCAGCCAATGCTTCCGGTGGAGGAGGGGATTCCATCGGCAAGTCGGTATAATCCACACCCACACCGGCAACAAGAATTTGTCCGCTGTACAAGGCAAACCTTGGGATTTCCCGACCCATTAAACTTCTTGGGTCTTCAGGATTGATGCTGGTTGCCAATTGAAATAAAAAACTGGATAATCGCACGGGACTGGGATCACGGTTTTTAAACTTGTCCAGTTCAGAAAAATAGGGAATTTCTTCTGCCAATAGAGAAAGATAGGCATCTTTTGAAAAAAAATTGGCCATCTTTGTCAAATAGACTCCGCCTGCCGGAGAATTCCCCTTTAACATATACGTTCCAAGGAGAAGTATCACGAGAAGAATGGCTACAATAAGAGTGACAAAAATCCGCTGAAACTGTGTAAGTGTGATTTCCATACCTGTTCCACCTTCCACTGGCTTGTCTATTTAAGCCTATGCAGAAGAGAGAACCATTAGAACCAGATTTAATGGGTATAAGCGGAAACATTGTCCATATCAACGGCATCATGAAAAGCGGCATTTAATCCATTAGCCACCACATTTGCAATATCTTCAATGAAGTCATCCACTTCTTTGGGAGTAACGATTAAATTCTGGCCCAGGGGACTCAGCACTTCTTTTATCAAATATTTTTTATCTTCAGGGGTTAACGTCCCGATCATTCCAAATACCTGCTGGGCCTGGGGATGAACCTTTCCGGACTCTCTGTAATTTTTAATCTTTTTTTTATCTGGCATATAAGCAAGGGTTTCGGGGATTAATTTATTCTTTCTCCCCTCTTCATCCAATTGATGGCTAAAATGGGCCAGCAAAAAGTCAATGGTATCATAGGCAATGGTAGCGGCTTCAACTACCGTGGGTACTCCAATAGCAATAACGGGAATGCCCAGGGTTTCCTTATTCAATGCTTTTCTTTTATTCCCAATCCCGGAACCTGGATGAATCCCCGTGTCGGCAATCTGAATCGTTGTATTCACTCGGTCCAGCGAGCGGGCAGCTAAAGCATCAATGGCAATAACAAAATCAGGCTTTATTTTTTCAATCACGCCATGGACAATTTCGCTGGTTTCAATCCCTGTGATGCCCATTACTCCTGGAGATATGGCGCTGACTGAACGGTAACCATCGTCCACTTTCTCAGGCATTAATGAGAATAGATGCCGGGTAATCACCAGATTTTCTACAACCATGGGCCCGAGGGCATCAGGAGTCACGTTCCAGTTTCCTAACCCAACAACCAGTACAGATGCGGTCTTTTCAATTCTCAATTCCTGAAGAAATTGCTGAAAATGTTTGGCAAATGTTTTGGCTACCTTATCCTGCAGGACAGAATCCTTTTTCCTTAAACCTGGAACTTCCAAGGTAATATACTTGCCCGGGAATTTTCCAATTGCTTTCGCTCCCTCCACATTTTCAACAAATACCTTGGATATTGTTATTTCATCCAGTTCCTCGGTTTCCATCCTTACTCCCGGAATCCCCGTGCCTTCAGCGTTAGCCAATTCATGGGCTTCCAATGCAAGGTCGGTATGTATCGAAAAAGGGCGAAGATCAAGAGAATCAGACATTCATTTTTCCTCCTATTTACGAGATATGATTTCCTTACAATATGGTTATTATATGGACGAAACTAAAGAATTTACAAAGGACAGCCTTTGAGATCGTACTTAACGGAGGGACTGAAAAACTTGATAAGTTTAGTTCCACTTTTATAGGTTAACCTGAAAAAAATAGTTCTTATTCATTTCAACCATTTTATTGCTTTTTTATTTAACCCATGGTACAATTTCTTTTGTTGTATATGAACAAACAGTCGAATTTGACCAGACACAAGAAGAAAAACCAAGCAGGAGGTGTAATTTGGTTTGCCAAATATAAAATCAGCCATCAAACGTGTAAAGCAAAGTGAAAAACGTCGTGCCCATCGCGTTGCTCAGAAATCCGCTTTGCGCACCGCTATCAAAAAAGTTGAAGTAGCTGTTGAAAAGAATAATATTGAGGAAGCTACTGAAGCTTTGAAATATGCGATTAAAAAGCTGGACAAGGCGGTTACAAAAGGGCTTATCCATAAAAATGCCGCTTCCAGAAAGAAATCTCAATTATCCAAAAAGGTAAACGCGATTGCTAAGGAAACTGCCTAAGAAAAAATGACCCATAGAGGGTCGTTTTTATTTTTGCGGGGACTTTAAGCTTAAAATAAACAATTCCAATCCCAATATCTTATCCATTTGTCCAGATTTCATTTTATAGTCCAACTCTGCCAAATCGTTTAATATTTCCTCTAATGCAGAAGAAGTAAACTTTCGACCAAAATTACCGGCCAGTTTGATGGCATATGGATGGACTTTTATGAGCGAAGCCATTTGATTTTGTGAGTACCCCTTCTCCTGCAGTAGCTTTACCTGAAGGATGATGCGGAATTGTCTTGCCAACAGTGCAATCATTTTAATCGGTTCTTCATTATGCTTTAACAGGTCATAAAAAATGGACAAGGCCTCCTCCAGCTTCACTTGTGAAATCCGGTCAATCAGTGCAAACACGTCATGTTCCATGGTTCTTGATACCATTAATGAAACCACATCTTTCGTTATGATTCCCTCTTTTTCAACATATGTGGCCATCTTTTTTAACTCATTATAAATGAAGTTCAATGAGTTCCCCAAACGAAGAATCAGTTCCTCCACAGCCGGTTCGTCTATCTTTACACACAATTCCTGAGCTTTCTTATAAATCCAACGAATAAGTTCTTGATCTTTTAAAGGTTCAAACAATATGAGCAGGTTATCTTTTTTTAATCTCTTTACGATTTTTTTCCTTTCATCCAGCTTGTTCGTTTCCACTTGTAGTATCAAGGAAGTAAAAGGCGGGGGATCAGCAATAAAATCCATCATTTTTTCAGACTCCTCATCTGACATGTGAAACTCCTTATTTCCTGTCAAAAAATAAGCTCCATTAGCCACCAACAGTTTCCTATCCCCAAAAAATGGAGGCGTTTGAGCATCCTCCAATACGAAAGAAAAGGGGGTTTCACGCAAATCATATTGCTGAAAGTTAAAATCAAGAATTGACGGGTCCAGCATTCTTTCCTTCATATATTGGGTTAATTCTTTCATCAGAAAAGTTTCGGTTCCAAAAAAAACATAAAGAGGCTTATAGATCCCCTTCTTAATTTCCTTGGCTATTTCTCGGTACAAAGGATACCACCTCAGAACCCATTATATCAGATCAATAAAAACCACGGAAAATTGTCCATGGTTTGCAATAACCTCTAGTTTTGTATTTGCCGTTCCGTTAAATTTTTCAGATTTACTTGCCAGATTTCGTCTTCCCCAATTCGGTACTGCAAAGAAAAGCTGTCCAGCCACTTGATATTTACATTAAACGTCGGATCCCAGGAATGGCCGAGAAATACGATCTCTCCTTTATTGGTTTCAATCACCAGTTGCATCTGACCTTCATTAGATATAAATGCCCGATATTCTCCATTAGGAGAAGAAAAAATCTGGGGTGCGGCCAAACTGTAATTGTTAGGAACAGATTCCATAGACAAATCCGGGGCTCCTTCGTGGTTTGGTGCCATTTTTGCTGCGATCTGGGGAGCTTCAGCTGGAACTTGTTCCACTTTCTCTTCATCTCTCTGGTCATTTCCTTGGGACATGTCTGCTTTGGACATTTCAAAGTTATTGATTTGAGGATTGTTCAGGAAGGGTATGGCAAACAAGATCCCTGCCGCAATGGCTGCTCCAGCCCATAAAAATCGCTTTCTATTGGGTTTAACCGACGGGCTTTCCGAATGTTCCAGTTCAGGGAGAATTTTGTCTACCAGACTATAGGCAGGGGTTACCCTTGGAAGCTGCTCCAAACGATCCGATAAACCTTTCATGCGATCGTAAATCTTGGAACAATCCGGGCAAGTAGCCAAATGAGATGATAATAATATTTTTTCCTCATCATACAGATCACGATCCAAATCCCTTTGAATCAATTCCATCACCTCATCACATGTCATCCCTGAACACCACCTTTCTGATAATCTCTAAGTAGTTCCTGTAACTGCTGTCTTCCCCGAAACAAATAAGATTTTACCGTATTAAGAGGAATATTAAGGGTTTCCGAAATTTCGTGATAAGAGAAGTCTTGTATATACCTTAACACGACAACTGTCCGATGATGATCGGGCAATTGGTTAATCGCTTCCTTCAAATCCTCTGCCATCCCCAATAATTCCATTTCATCCTCTACGTTGTCCTTTCCTGCAAGCTTATGCTCCTGATTCTCAATAGGTAGCATTTCCATATTTTTATTCCTTCTAAACCTGTCAATGCAAATATTGGTCACAATCCGCTGTACCCATGTTTCAAATTTGGCTTCTTCGCGATACAACGGGATTTTAGTATAGATTCGTATTAATGATTCTTGTGCTGCATCCAGGGCATCCTGTTCATTCCCCAAAAGATAGTAAGCTGTCCGATATACCGTGGTCTCCACTTCACGAAGCAATTGGATTAAATCATCCCGATTCCCTTTCTGGGCTGATCTGACGAGTTTGATGTCAACCACCCCGAATACTCCTCCTCTCCTACACCTTAAGACGAAATAGAAGTTCTTAAGGTTGCACTTCTTTGCCCGATAGTTAAGTGCTACTAAAATAAAAACAGGGAAATCAATAGATAGGAAAGATATGCTAATAATGCCGTGATGGGCAGGGTTATGATCCATGCTGATACAATTCTTCCCGCCATTCCCCATTTAACCGCGGAGAATTTTTTTGCAGCTCCTACCCCCATAATGGAAGAAGTGATGACATGGGTTGTACTGACTGGTTGTTTAAGAAGAGTAGCAGTTAGTATCGTTACAGCGGAACCCAAATCTGCAGAAAAACCATTAATGGGTTGCATTTTTATAATTTTGGTGCCCACAGTTTTTATTATTTTCCATCCTCCGACAGAAGTTCCTAATGCCATGGCAAGGGCGGCAGATACCTTAACCCATAAAGCCACCTCCAAATTATCTTGAAATCCGCCAGCAACAAGGGCAAAAGTGATAATTCCCATTGCCTTTTGAGCATCATTGGTTCCATGACTAAAGGCCTGAAAAGCTGCAGTTAATACCTGGAGGCTGCGAAATCCTCGATTTACCTTATGGGAGCTAACTCTGCCAAATATCCATTTAAGAAGGGTCATGATGATAAATCCTATAATAAAAGCAGCTATTGGAGAAACAATTAACGCTTGAATAATAGAGGTAAAACCAGAGCCATTAATGGCTCCCATTCCAGCAGCAGCAATAACAGCACCTGTTAATGAACCGATAAGAGCGTGGGATGAGCTGCTTGGAATTCCGTAATACCAAGTAATTAAATTCCATGCAATTGCCGCAATCAGGGCTGCCATCACGATAACCATTCCGTTATCCAATTCAAAAGGGTTTGCGATCTTTCCGCCAATGGTCTTGGCTACCCCTGTGAATGCAAGGGCACCGAGAAAATTCATAGAAGAGGCTAAGACAATTGCCGATCGAGGTGTTAGTGCTCTGGTAGATATGGATGTTGCAATTGCGTTGGCGGTATCGTGAAACCCGTTTATAAAGTCAAAAGCAAGAGCCAAAATAACCACAAATATGATGATCATTAATTCCGGTGTCATATAAATATCTCCTATGAATTACTCATAATAATACTTTCAAGAACATCTGCAACATCTTCACACTTGTCAGAAACATCCTCGAGAATCTCATAAATTTCCTTCT
This genomic interval from Microaerobacter geothermalis contains the following:
- a CDS encoding RNA polymerase sigma factor; protein product: MVDIKLVRSAQKGNRDDLIQLLREVETTVYRTAYYLLGNEQDALDAAQESLIRIYTKIPLYREEAKFETWVQRIVTNICIDRFRRNKNMEMLPIENQEHKLAGKDNVEDEMELLGMAEDLKEAINQLPDHHRTVVVLRYIQDFSYHEISETLNIPLNTVKSYLFRGRQQLQELLRDYQKGGVQG
- the holA gene encoding DNA polymerase III subunit delta, whose translation is MYREIAKEIKKGIYKPLYVFFGTETFLMKELTQYMKERMLDPSILDFNFQQYDLRETPFSFVLEDAQTPPFFGDRKLLVANGAYFLTGNKEFHMSDEESEKMMDFIADPPPFTSLILQVETNKLDERKKIVKRLKKDNLLILFEPLKDQELIRWIYKKAQELCVKIDEPAVEELILRLGNSLNFIYNELKKMATYVEKEGIITKDVVSLMVSRTMEHDVFALIDRISQVKLEEALSIFYDLLKHNEEPIKMIALLARQFRIILQVKLLQEKGYSQNQMASLIKVHPYAIKLAGNFGRKFTSSALEEILNDLAELDYKMKSGQMDKILGLELFILSLKSPQK
- a CDS encoding inorganic phosphate transporter gives rise to the protein MTPELMIIIFVVILALAFDFINGFHDTANAIATSISTRALTPRSAIVLASSMNFLGALAFTGVAKTIGGKIANPFELDNGMVIVMAALIAAIAWNLITWYYGIPSSSSHALIGSLTGAVIAAAGMGAINGSGFTSIIQALIVSPIAAFIIGFIIMTLLKWIFGRVSSHKVNRGFRSLQVLTAAFQAFSHGTNDAQKAMGIITFALVAGGFQDNLEVALWVKVSAALAMALGTSVGGWKIIKTVGTKIIKMQPINGFSADLGSAVTILTATLLKQPVSTTHVITSSIMGVGAAKKFSAVKWGMAGRIVSAWIITLPITALLAYLSYLLISLFLF
- a CDS encoding DUF3679 domain-containing protein; translation: MKKFLIQLLLLVVFLLSGVILGIKTSEVGISRIQPLEKNIPAPFFHITKVDGEKVEVAPNKENQKESDNPLLTIEGKTSFENEIGYTLTKATRKGLEWISSLIPF
- the spoIIP gene encoding stage II sporulation protein P, yielding MEITLTQFQRIFVTLIVAILLVILLLGTYMLKGNSPAGGVYLTKMANFFSKDAYLSLLAEEIPYFSELDKFKNRDPSPVRLSSFLFQLATSINPEDPRSLMGREIPRFALYSGQILVAGVGVDYTDLPMESPPPPEALAADSGDIPPVSAQEETKVQSASVRNPNGKKVVFIYQTHNRESWTKYVSSGSSPFDPKINVTLLGKRLSQELNKKGIGTIVSTKDFAKEAEAYSLSYAVSLKTVKEVLSQNRDITYVFDIHRDDADRDRTTTTIDGNKYARLFFVLGKGNKNWQANYQFAKELHDRLEEKYPSISKGIVAFEKSDYRNGEYNQSVSPNAITVEIGGVGNTLEESYRTVEALADVVAEMYWDASPVSGQEEGVR
- the rpsT gene encoding 30S ribosomal protein S20, encoding MPNIKSAIKRVKQSEKRRAHRVAQKSALRTAIKKVEVAVEKNNIEEATEALKYAIKKLDKAVTKGLIHKNAASRKKSQLSKKVNAIAKETA
- the gpr gene encoding GPR endopeptidase, with translation MSDSLDLRPFSIHTDLALEAHELANAEGTGIPGVRMETEELDEITISKVFVENVEGAKAIGKFPGKYITLEVPGLRKKDSVLQDKVAKTFAKHFQQFLQELRIEKTASVLVVGLGNWNVTPDALGPMVVENLVITRHLFSLMPEKVDDGYRSVSAISPGVMGITGIETSEIVHGVIEKIKPDFVIAIDALAARSLDRVNTTIQIADTGIHPGSGIGNKRKALNKETLGIPVIAIGVPTVVEAATIAYDTIDFLLAHFSHQLDEEGRKNKLIPETLAYMPDKKKIKNYRESGKVHPQAQQVFGMIGTLTPEDKKYLIKEVLSPLGQNLIVTPKEVDDFIEDIANVVANGLNAAFHDAVDMDNVSAYTH
- a CDS encoding anti-sigma factor family protein, with product MTCDEVMELIQRDLDRDLYDEEKILLSSHLATCPDCSKIYDRMKGLSDRLEQLPRVTPAYSLVDKILPELEHSESPSVKPNRKRFLWAGAAIAAGILFAIPFLNNPQINNFEMSKADMSQGNDQRDEEKVEQVPAEAPQIAAKMAPNHEGAPDLSMESVPNNYSLAAPQIFSSPNGEYRAFISNEGQMQLVIETNKGEIVFLGHSWDPTFNVNIKWLDSFSLQYRIGEDEIWQVNLKNLTERQIQN